In Flavobacterium okayamense, a single window of DNA contains:
- a CDS encoding fasciclin domain-containing protein gives MKNSTKLMKLMLLVAIPLTLLSCSDDDSNNMPENNSIAAIASRAPQFTILVDALEKADLVTTLDGSGSFTVFAPTNTAFTNFLADNGFNSLDDVPVATLREILLNHVVEGTNLSSNLSTGYVKTLGKGAASATNTLSMYINVSSTVMLNGVSTVTTPNIMADNGVIHEVNAVIGLPTVVTHATANSNFSTLVTALTRNDQPDFVGILSGTTNSPFTVFAPTNLAFGDLLTELNATSLNDIDQPTLENTLKYHVVAGGNVLSTDLTNNMMVTTFQGQDFTIGLTGGAKITDAQNRVSNIVATDVQCANGVIHVIDKVILPTFN, from the coding sequence ATGAAAAACTCCACAAAATTAATGAAATTAATGTTATTGGTAGCAATACCATTAACATTGTTGTCATGTTCTGATGATGATTCAAACAACATGCCAGAAAATAATAGCATTGCTGCTATTGCTTCTAGAGCCCCACAATTCACAATTTTAGTTGACGCATTAGAAAAAGCCGACTTAGTAACTACTTTAGATGGTTCAGGTTCATTTACTGTATTTGCTCCAACAAATACTGCATTTACTAACTTTTTAGCAGACAACGGATTTAATTCATTAGATGATGTACCTGTTGCAACTTTAAGAGAAATTCTTTTAAATCATGTTGTTGAAGGAACTAACCTTTCTTCAAATTTATCTACAGGATATGTAAAGACTTTAGGAAAAGGTGCTGCTTCTGCTACAAACACATTAAGTATGTATATTAATGTTTCTTCAACTGTAATGCTTAATGGTGTTTCTACAGTAACAACACCTAATATTATGGCAGACAATGGTGTAATCCATGAAGTAAATGCAGTTATTGGCTTACCAACAGTAGTAACACATGCAACTGCAAATTCAAACTTTTCTACACTTGTAACTGCTTTAACAAGAAATGACCAACCAGATTTTGTTGGAATTTTATCTGGTACAACAAATTCACCGTTCACTGTTTTTGCCCCAACAAATTTAGCTTTTGGTGATCTATTAACAGAATTAAACGCTACATCGTTAAATGATATTGACCAACCTACTTTAGAGAACACACTAAAATATCATGTTGTAGCTGGTGGAAACGTTCTTTCCACTGATTTAACTAATAATATGATGGTTACAACTTTTCAAGGACAAGATTTTACTATCGGATTAACTGGAGGAGCAAAAATTACAGACGCTCAAAATCGTGTTAGTAATATAGTTGCAACAGATGTTCAATGTGCAAATGGAGTAATCCATGTTATTGATAAAGTTATTTTACCAACATTTAATTAA
- the mnmA gene encoding tRNA 2-thiouridine(34) synthase MnmA has product MKRVVVGLSGGVDSSVAAYLLKEQGYEVIGLFMKNWHDDSVTISNECPWLEDSNDALLVAEKLGIPFQTVDLSEQYKDRIVDYMFNEYEQGRTPNPDVLCNREIKFDVFMKIALSLGADYVATGHYCRKGTIEKDGNEIYQLLAGKDGNKDQSYFLCQLSQEQLSKALFPIGELTKPEVREIATKLDLITAEKKDSQGLCFIGKVRLPEFLQQKLQPKEGVIIEIPADAAIYQNQIPSFENKQQELAFLSANIDYLKVPGKVLGKHQGAHYFTKGQRKGLNVGGTKEGLYVIETDVEKNIIYTGQGNNHPGLFKKALFIKQDEVHWVREDLVLQPNETMEVMARIRYRQPLQKAKLYQFENGLYVEFDEPQSAITEGQFVAWHSGEEILGSGVIS; this is encoded by the coding sequence ATGAAAAGAGTAGTCGTTGGACTTTCTGGTGGAGTAGATTCAAGTGTAGCTGCTTATTTGTTAAAAGAGCAAGGGTACGAAGTTATCGGACTTTTTATGAAAAATTGGCACGATGATTCAGTTACAATTTCAAATGAGTGTCCTTGGTTAGAAGATAGTAATGATGCGCTTCTTGTGGCCGAAAAACTTGGAATTCCTTTTCAAACCGTAGATTTATCTGAACAATATAAAGACCGTATCGTTGATTACATGTTCAACGAGTACGAACAAGGTCGTACGCCAAATCCTGATGTATTGTGTAATCGTGAAATCAAATTTGATGTTTTCATGAAAATCGCATTGTCATTAGGTGCTGATTATGTTGCAACCGGACATTATTGTCGCAAAGGAACGATAGAGAAAGATGGCAATGAAATTTATCAATTGCTGGCTGGTAAGGATGGAAATAAAGATCAATCGTATTTCTTATGTCAATTGTCACAAGAGCAGTTGTCTAAAGCCTTATTTCCTATTGGTGAATTAACAAAACCAGAAGTTCGCGAAATTGCTACGAAACTCGATTTAATCACTGCTGAGAAGAAAGATTCTCAAGGTTTGTGTTTCATAGGAAAAGTTCGTTTGCCAGAGTTTCTACAACAAAAATTACAACCAAAAGAAGGCGTTATTATTGAAATTCCAGCTGATGCTGCTATTTATCAAAATCAAATTCCTTCGTTTGAAAATAAACAACAAGAATTAGCTTTTTTGTCTGCAAACATTGATTATTTGAAAGTTCCAGGTAAGGTTTTAGGAAAACACCAAGGAGCTCATTATTTCACAAAAGGACAACGCAAAGGCTTGAATGTTGGAGGAACCAAAGAAGGTTTGTACGTAATTGAAACTGATGTCGAAAAAAACATTATTTACACAGGTCAAGGAAATAATCATCCTGGATTGTTTAAAAAAGCTTTATTTATTAAACAAGATGAAGTACATTGGGTTCGTGAAGACTTAGTCTTGCAACCAAATGAAACAATGGAAGTAATGGCTCGTATTCGTTATCGACAACCGTTGCAAAAAGCTAAATTGTATCAATTTGAAAATGGTTTGTACGTTGAGTTCGATGAACCACAATCGGCAATTACAGAAGGGCAATTTGTAGCTTGGCATAGTGGTGAAGAGATTCTTGGTAGTGGTGTGATTTCTTAA
- a CDS encoding toxin-antitoxin system YwqK family antitoxin, which translates to MLSKIKLILILIVTSSIGIAQENEFDKEGKRHGLWKGNYEKSKNLRYEGTFEHGKEVGLFKFYADSKNKQLMATRDFSKGDGSCYTVFYNGKFKVSEGDLVNKQPEGLWKYYHYRSDKIMNLENYKRGKLDGEKNVYYTNGQLAEKSYYKNNLLEGKYIKYAENGKPIEESNFKNGELHGTAIFYDGEGNMLIKGQYKKNKKSGTWETYENGKLVKKESAAEFSGKTFKLDNPNELEYKEELKEEKNKK; encoded by the coding sequence ATGTTAAGCAAAATAAAACTAATATTAATTTTAATAGTAACTTCTTCAATTGGCATTGCCCAAGAAAATGAATTTGATAAAGAAGGTAAGCGTCATGGATTATGGAAAGGAAACTATGAAAAATCAAAGAATCTTCGTTATGAAGGAACTTTTGAACACGGAAAAGAAGTTGGTTTGTTTAAGTTTTATGCCGATTCTAAAAACAAACAGTTAATGGCTACTCGTGACTTTTCAAAAGGTGATGGAAGTTGTTACACTGTTTTTTATAATGGTAAATTTAAAGTTAGTGAAGGTGACTTAGTAAATAAGCAACCTGAAGGACTATGGAAATATTATCATTATAGAAGTGATAAAATTATGAATTTAGAAAACTACAAACGAGGAAAGCTTGATGGTGAGAAAAATGTTTATTATACAAACGGTCAATTAGCTGAAAAATCGTACTACAAAAATAATTTACTGGAGGGGAAGTATATTAAGTATGCTGAAAATGGAAAGCCAATTGAGGAGTCTAATTTCAAAAATGGTGAATTGCATGGAACTGCTATTTTTTATGATGGAGAAGGAAACATGTTAATAAAAGGTCAGTATAAAAAGAATAAAAAATCAGGAACTTGGGAAACTTATGAAAATGGTAAGTTGGTTAAAAAAGAATCAGCTGCTGAGTTTTCTGGAAAAACATTTAAGTTAGATAATCCTAACGAACTTGAATACAAAGAAGAATTAAAAGAAGAAAAAAATAAAAAATAA